A part of Bacteroidota bacterium genomic DNA contains:
- a CDS encoding DUF2723 domain-containing protein, which translates to MTSDFKKLNNILGWLVFAVATFTYVRTIEPTASFWDCGEYIACAYKLEVGHPPGAPFFLLIGRFFALFGGSDPANAGMMINIMSALCSSFTILFLFWSITRLAYKGIVKKGEEFSQGKQWAVLGAGAIGALAYTFSDSFWFSAVEGEVYAMSAFFTAVVFWAILKWEEEDTTDPVGALRWIVLISYLMGLSIGVHLLNLLVIPAICFIYYYKKYTFTWKSFFIAGAVSVLILGTVQSLIIPKIVMFLSDCEVYFTNSLGMGFSSGTIAYFLLLITSLAAFIAYSSTKSEKYYKVGFYSAVAFAILCVISAGNGGAMFTRALSFGAILYGITKIKNNYNNLNVIMMSLATILIGYSSFFVLVIRSQANTPMDENDPENAPNMLSYLLREQYGDWPILYGQYYNAPTKSQNEFKNGNPVYMKDEKKGKYIVVDDRKHSIPVYDERFCTIFPRMWSSQSHHEASYRYWGDVANNHKTLNRTNEQTGEVETIEIPTFGANFRFFLNYQLNYMYFRYFLWNFIGRQNDIQGMNNNTLEGNAVTGIKAVDDVLLDSDSSLRTHVMKNNKAANYFYGLPLILGLLGFWWHYKNNKGGAWVVGSFFLLTGVAIIIYLNPTPYQPRERDYAYAGSFYAFAIWIGFGVLFLYDFLSKKANAKSAAAIATAVSLVVPGIMAAQGWDDHDRSLRTLSRDCAINYLESCAPNAILFTNGDNDTFPLWYAQEVEGIRTDVRVVNLSLLQTDWYINQMRRAAYESAPVPFTIPEEKLTQRLREVVYLFDKNQGPMNIKKAIEFIESDDPANKFEYGGGYLDYLPTKQFYSPVDSLAVMKNKVINVKDTARLVKSINWSIGRGAITKNDLMVLDLVAHNDWKRPIYFAVTTGSDAYIGLEKYFQLEGLAFRLVPIKQTEQEEMGGGRVNTEVMYDNIMNKFLWGGMDKPGVNLDENCMRMAGNLRMQMSILANALIGEGKNSKAKAVLDKCLEKMPDTNIPYDATLFTITAGYYQLGETKKANELAKQLFDIFEGDLKVYNKQKGIHRAAYGREINQAKEIMRRLVSLTMQFKQDALQKEFMTRIQAVVPPEELMPQQEASQPISN; encoded by the coding sequence ATGACGTCTGATTTTAAAAAATTAAATAATATTTTGGGATGGCTGGTTTTTGCCGTAGCAACTTTTACCTATGTAAGAACCATAGAACCCACAGCCAGTTTCTGGGATTGCGGCGAGTACATTGCCTGTGCCTACAAATTGGAAGTTGGTCACCCTCCGGGAGCACCGTTTTTCCTTCTAATCGGCCGTTTCTTTGCCTTGTTTGGCGGCAGCGATCCGGCTAACGCGGGTATGATGATTAACATTATGTCGGCTTTATGCAGCTCATTTACTATCCTATTCCTTTTTTGGAGCATTACTCGTTTAGCTTATAAAGGAATTGTTAAAAAGGGTGAGGAGTTTTCTCAAGGAAAGCAATGGGCTGTTTTAGGCGCCGGCGCAATTGGTGCTTTAGCTTATACTTTTTCCGATTCTTTCTGGTTTTCAGCTGTGGAAGGGGAGGTTTATGCGATGTCGGCTTTCTTTACAGCGGTAGTTTTCTGGGCTATTTTGAAATGGGAAGAAGAAGACACTACCGATCCGGTTGGCGCTCTTCGTTGGATTGTTTTAATCTCTTACTTAATGGGCTTGTCAATTGGTGTCCATTTGTTAAACTTACTTGTTATCCCTGCTATTTGCTTCATCTACTATTACAAAAAATACACCTTTACCTGGAAGAGTTTCTTTATTGCAGGTGCTGTTTCAGTTTTGATTTTGGGTACTGTACAATCACTTATTATTCCAAAAATTGTAATGTTCCTTTCCGATTGTGAGGTTTATTTCACCAATTCATTGGGAATGGGCTTCAGCTCCGGAACAATTGCTTATTTCTTATTGCTAATTACTTCTTTAGCGGCTTTCATAGCTTATAGCTCAACCAAATCTGAAAAATATTATAAGGTTGGATTTTATTCAGCAGTTGCTTTTGCCATCCTTTGCGTAATTAGTGCCGGAAATGGTGGCGCCATGTTTACCCGTGCCTTAAGTTTCGGTGCGATTTTATACGGTATCACAAAAATTAAAAACAATTACAATAATTTAAATGTTATCATGATGAGTTTAGCTACAATTTTAATTGGCTACTCTTCATTCTTTGTTTTAGTAATTCGTTCGCAAGCAAATACGCCAATGGATGAAAATGATCCGGAGAACGCACCGAATATGCTTTCTTATTTGTTGCGTGAACAATACGGTGATTGGCCAATTTTATACGGACAATACTACAATGCTCCAACCAAATCTCAAAATGAGTTTAAAAACGGAAATCCTGTTTACATGAAGGATGAGAAAAAAGGAAAATACATTGTTGTTGACGATCGTAAACATTCAATTCCGGTTTATGATGAACGTTTCTGTACAATTTTTCCACGTATGTGGAGTAGTCAGAGTCATCATGAGGCATCGTATCGCTATTGGGGTGATGTAGCAAACAATCATAAAACATTAAATCGTACCAATGAGCAAACCGGAGAAGTGGAAACCATCGAAATTCCAACATTCGGTGCTAACTTCCGTTTCTTCCTGAATTATCAGTTAAACTATATGTACTTCCGCTATTTCTTGTGGAATTTCATAGGCAGACAAAATGATATTCAGGGCATGAATAATAATACTCTCGAAGGAAATGCCGTAACCGGTATTAAGGCGGTTGACGATGTGTTATTAGATTCAGATAGTTCATTGCGAACTCATGTGATGAAAAATAATAAAGCAGCAAATTATTTTTACGGACTACCATTGATTCTTGGTTTATTAGGATTCTGGTGGCATTACAAAAACAATAAAGGTGGTGCCTGGGTAGTTGGTTCATTCTTCCTTTTAACAGGTGTGGCTATTATTATTTATTTGAATCCAACACCGTATCAACCACGTGAACGTGATTACGCTTACGCCGGTTCGTTCTACGCATTTGCAATCTGGATTGGATTTGGTGTTCTATTCTTGTATGATTTCTTAAGTAAAAAAGCCAATGCAAAATCGGCTGCAGCTATTGCCACTGCAGTTTCATTGGTTGTTCCCGGAATTATGGCTGCGCAAGGTTGGGATGACCATGATCGTTCATTAAGAACTTTGTCACGTGATTGTGCGATTAACTATTTAGAGTCTTGCGCTCCAAATGCTATTTTATTTACCAATGGAGATAATGATACATTCCCTCTTTGGTATGCACAAGAAGTGGAAGGCATTCGTACGGATGTGCGTGTTGTTAACTTAAGTTTATTACAAACCGATTGGTACATTAATCAGATGCGCCGTGCGGCTTATGAATCAGCACCGGTACCATTTACAATACCTGAAGAAAAATTAACGCAGCGTTTACGCGAAGTGGTTTATTTGTTCGATAAAAATCAAGGGCCAATGAATATCAAAAAAGCCATTGAGTTTATTGAGAGCGATGACCCTGCTAATAAGTTTGAATACGGAGGAGGTTATTTAGATTATCTTCCAACTAAGCAGTTCTATTCACCGGTTGATTCTTTAGCTGTAATGAAAAACAAAGTAATCAATGTGAAAGACACTGCTCGCTTGGTTAAATCTATTAACTGGTCTATCGGTCGTGGTGCCATCACTAAAAATGATTTAATGGTATTGGATTTAGTAGCGCATAACGATTGGAAGCGTCCGATTTATTTTGCGGTAACAACCGGTAGCGATGCTTATATTGGATTAGAAAAATATTTCCAATTAGAAGGTTTAGCATTCCGTTTGGTTCCAATCAAACAAACTGAACAAGAAGAAATGGGTGGAGGAAGAGTAAATACGGAAGTAATGTATGATAATATCATGAATAAATTCTTGTGGGGTGGAATGGATAAGCCGGGTGTTAACTTAGATGAAAACTGTATGCGTATGGCCGGAAACCTTCGTATGCAAATGTCGATTTTAGCTAATGCGTTAATTGGAGAAGGTAAAAACAGTAAAGCAAAAGCGGTATTAGATAAGTGCTTAGAAAAAATGCCGGATACAAATATTCCATATGATGCAACATTGTTTACAATCACTGCAGGATATTATCAATTAGGTGAAACTAAAAAAGCAAATGAGTTAGCTAAACAATTGTTCGATATTTTTGAGGGCGACTTAAAAGTATATAACAAACAAAAAGGAATTCACCGTGCAGCATATGGTCGCGAAATTAATCAGGCTAAAGAAATTATGCGCCGTTTAGTAAGCTTAACTATGCAGTTTAAACAAGATGCTTTACAAAAGGAATTTATGACGCGAATTCAGGCTGTAGTTCCTCCTGAGGAATTAATGCCGCAACAAGAAGCATCGCAACCAATATCAAATTAA
- a CDS encoding class I SAM-dependent methyltransferase, whose protein sequence is MSTAERVSATDSSDNYVLQRSIFAYLEAAKMVKGQVLEIGTGSGYGVKYIAPVVDKFVTIDKFVCDVDFKTYPNVQFLQMTVPPFKGIADNTFDFVVTFQVIEHIVNDGLYVKEIARVLKPGGKLIVTTPNRHMSLSRNPWHIREYKPNELVTLLKKHFKNVNTQGVYGNKVVMDYYEKNKESVNKIMKYDVLNLQWILPRQILQIPYDIMNRRNRKKLLESNTDLTAGIKSSDFFLKEVDDASLDLFYIAEK, encoded by the coding sequence ATGTCAACAGCCGAACGCGTAAGCGCTACTGATAGTTCTGATAATTATGTTTTACAACGAAGCATCTTCGCCTATTTAGAAGCTGCTAAGATGGTAAAAGGACAGGTTCTTGAAATTGGTACCGGTTCCGGTTATGGTGTAAAGTACATTGCTCCCGTGGTCGATAAATTTGTCACCATCGATAAGTTTGTGTGTGATGTTGATTTTAAAACCTATCCAAATGTTCAGTTCCTTCAAATGACGGTTCCGCCATTTAAAGGCATTGCCGACAATACATTTGATTTTGTGGTTACCTTCCAGGTTATCGAACACATTGTGAATGATGGTTTATACGTAAAAGAAATTGCTCGCGTTTTAAAACCCGGTGGTAAACTTATTGTAACAACTCCTAATCGCCATATGTCATTAAGCCGCAACCCTTGGCATATTCGTGAATATAAACCCAATGAATTGGTTACTTTATTAAAGAAACATTTCAAAAATGTGAATACACAAGGGGTTTATGGTAACAAGGTGGTGATGGATTATTACGAGAAGAATAAGGAGTCGGTGAATAAGATTATGAAGTATGATGTATTAAATCTCCAATGGATATTACCACGCCAGATTTTACAAATACCTTACGATATTATGAATCGCCGTAACCGAAAGAAGTTATTGGAATCTAATACCGACTTAACAGCAGGTATTAAATCATCTGATTTTTTCCTGAAGGAAGTGGATGACGCCAGCCTCGATTTGTTTTACATCGCAGAAAAGTAA
- a CDS encoding polysaccharide deacetylase family protein, whose amino-acid sequence MLSKVLLQPKRALKLLYPKAVWNVKNEEKNLYLTFDDGPIPGLTEWVLDILKQYNVKATFFCVGNNIEKHPELFNRIIKEGHLVANHTFNHVKGFKTKTADYLENTVKCEALTQTKIFRPPYGQLKRPQYKKLLEHGYKIVMWDVISYDYEKISPEQCFLNVKKNVKKGSVILFHDNVKAEKNIKYALPLTIEYFLKLNYNFVALSHLK is encoded by the coding sequence TTGCTTAGTAAAGTTTTATTACAGCCTAAACGAGCTTTAAAGCTTTTATATCCCAAAGCAGTTTGGAATGTAAAAAATGAAGAAAAGAATCTTTACCTCACCTTTGATGACGGACCAATTCCGGGATTAACCGAATGGGTGCTGGATATTTTAAAGCAATACAATGTTAAAGCCACCTTTTTTTGCGTTGGAAATAATATCGAAAAGCACCCGGAACTTTTTAACAGAATAATAAAGGAAGGCCATTTGGTCGCTAACCATACCTTTAATCACGTTAAGGGTTTTAAAACCAAAACAGCCGATTATCTTGAGAATACCGTAAAGTGTGAAGCTCTTACTCAAACTAAAATCTTTAGACCGCCGTACGGACAATTAAAACGTCCGCAGTACAAAAAGCTTTTAGAGCATGGTTATAAGATTGTTATGTGGGATGTGATTTCTTACGATTATGAAAAAATAAGCCCTGAACAATGCTTTTTAAACGTTAAAAAAAATGTAAAAAAGGGAAGTGTCATCTTGTTTCATGACAATGTAAAAGCCGAAAAAAACATAAAATATGCACTACCACTCACAATTGAGTATTTTTTAAAATTAAATTATAACTTTGTAGCCTTATCGCATCTTAAATGA
- a CDS encoding heavy-metal-associated domain-containing protein, with the protein MRKYVYAILFFVSLNFIGCKQGPSSSESVVHVWGNCEKCKSTIENSCNLNGVSKASWDVDSKLLTLQLDTNIISVDAVLQAVAKVGYDNEKYYANDYAYDNLPQCCQYERRPFESK; encoded by the coding sequence ATGAGAAAGTACGTATACGCAATTTTGTTTTTTGTAAGTCTTAATTTTATAGGCTGTAAGCAAGGACCATCTTCATCTGAGTCAGTAGTTCATGTTTGGGGAAATTGTGAGAAATGCAAATCAACCATAGAAAACAGTTGTAACTTAAATGGCGTTTCTAAGGCTTCCTGGGATGTTGATTCTAAACTTTTAACCCTTCAATTAGATACGAATATTATATCGGTGGATGCCGTATTACAAGCGGTTGCTAAAGTAGGGTACGATAACGAAAAATATTACGCGAACGATTACGCATACGACAACCTTCCTCAGTGTTGTCAGTACGAACGCCGCCCTTTCGAATCTAAATAA
- a CDS encoding SpoIIE family protein phosphatase produces MNLRRLCVLFFLLIPVWVFSQKKDVKQRYADSVEFAIDEDKKTEYLLRLAELTQNENFLQSYEYSREAIRLAQKNKNVKVLVRAYDALGDAYWFHTDYSKAQSYYFKSYRINDSLNDRVGIANSSYNIGWIICIQQKKYNEAHYFYKALNTFIDLKDTFGISKVYNALGNMFNDKYATDKQKVSFDSALKYYNSGIELQKIMKSNNKLAIFYANIGQLMSLSGDYKSAIYYTEKSQYYFNKSQDSVGYFLNLANLSGYHTMIGEPDKALEMLHLSYLHCLRNDNRDILITIYKNYYETYKAKNNTEKALFFLERYNSFNDSIQKEINSSTLNDLKNNYELEKKETSIQELKQANEIQELKTQKNRFALMGVGVILLVIIVIAYLLYKRNKEKNSANLLLKEQNAIISQKKQEIESSIHYAKGIQTSFFPDVNELKTVFPDSFIFYRPKDVVSGDFYWFHKIENYFYCLAADCTGHGVPGALMSIVSVDKISQALFEKKLREPSQILSHINIEIKKALKQHDDQSKQKDGLDIALLRFDLNANTVAFSGANRPLFVISNGNINEYKADKVAIAGFTPDHYEFNQTSVQLSKGDAVYVFSDGYADQFGGKDGKKFMTKNFKSLLLNVAGKSMEEQERQVLSAHYDWKGSYEQVDDILVIGIKI; encoded by the coding sequence ATGAATTTAAGGAGGCTATGTGTTTTGTTTTTTTTACTGATTCCGGTTTGGGTATTCAGTCAGAAAAAAGATGTAAAACAGCGCTATGCCGATTCTGTTGAATTCGCTATTGATGAAGATAAAAAAACAGAATACCTGCTTCGATTAGCCGAACTAACCCAAAACGAAAACTTCCTTCAATCCTATGAGTATTCTCGTGAAGCGATTCGCTTGGCCCAAAAAAACAAAAATGTAAAAGTGCTTGTTAGGGCTTATGACGCTTTAGGCGACGCGTATTGGTTTCATACCGATTACAGCAAAGCGCAGTCATATTACTTTAAATCGTATCGTATCAACGACTCGTTAAATGATAGGGTAGGAATCGCCAACTCTTCTTATAACATAGGTTGGATAATTTGTATTCAACAAAAAAAATACAATGAAGCGCATTATTTCTATAAGGCACTCAATACTTTTATTGATCTTAAGGATACATTCGGAATTTCTAAAGTATATAATGCGCTCGGAAACATGTTTAACGATAAATATGCTACCGATAAGCAAAAAGTAAGTTTTGATTCGGCTCTAAAGTATTACAACAGCGGTATTGAATTGCAAAAGATTATGAAGTCAAATAATAAGCTTGCCATCTTTTATGCGAATATAGGTCAGCTTATGTCTTTATCGGGCGATTATAAGTCAGCCATTTACTACACCGAAAAAAGCCAGTATTATTTCAATAAATCACAAGACTCAGTAGGGTATTTTCTGAATCTTGCTAATTTATCAGGATATCATACGATGATTGGCGAGCCAGATAAAGCTTTAGAAATGCTTCACTTATCTTATTTACATTGTTTGCGAAATGATAACAGGGATATACTCATTACTATTTACAAGAATTATTACGAAACGTATAAGGCAAAGAACAATACTGAGAAAGCTTTATTTTTCTTAGAGCGATATAATAGTTTCAATGATTCGATTCAGAAGGAAATTAATTCCTCTACTTTAAACGATCTTAAAAACAATTATGAATTAGAAAAAAAAGAAACCAGTATCCAGGAGTTAAAACAAGCTAACGAAATACAGGAATTAAAAACGCAAAAAAACCGTTTTGCGCTTATGGGAGTAGGCGTTATTTTACTTGTAATTATTGTGATAGCTTACTTATTGTACAAACGAAATAAAGAGAAGAATAGCGCCAATTTATTACTCAAAGAACAAAACGCTATTATATCCCAAAAGAAACAGGAAATAGAAAGCAGTATTCATTACGCTAAAGGCATCCAAACCTCCTTTTTCCCGGATGTAAATGAACTCAAAACTGTTTTCCCTGATAGCTTTATTTTTTATCGTCCTAAAGATGTAGTCAGCGGCGATTTTTACTGGTTTCATAAAATCGAAAATTACTTTTATTGTTTGGCAGCCGACTGTACAGGGCATGGTGTTCCCGGCGCCTTGATGAGTATAGTGAGCGTTGATAAAATCAGTCAGGCTTTATTTGAAAAGAAATTACGAGAACCGTCTCAAATACTTAGCCACATTAATATCGAAATTAAAAAAGCTTTAAAACAGCACGACGACCAGTCTAAGCAAAAGGATGGCCTCGATATTGCTTTGTTACGTTTTGATTTAAACGCCAATACAGTTGCTTTTTCCGGTGCTAACCGACCACTTTTCGTGATAAGTAATGGAAATATTAACGAATACAAAGCCGATAAAGTGGCAATCGCAGGTTTTACCCCCGACCACTACGAGTTTAACCAAACCTCGGTACAATTGAGCAAGGGCGATGCGGTTTATGTGTTCAGTGATGGGTATGCCGATCAGTTTGGAGGTAAGGATGGTAAAAAATTCATGACCAAGAACTTTAAATCCTTGCTGTTAAACGTGGCCGGAAAGTCCATGGAAGAGCAGGAAAGGCAGGTTTTGAGTGCCCACTACGATTGGAAAGGCAGTTATGAACAGGTGGATGATATCTTAGTAATTGGTATTAAGATTTAG
- a CDS encoding CTP synthase yields MSSNTKYIFVTGGVTSSLGKGIISASLAKLLQARGYTVTIQKLDPYINVDPGTLNPYEHGECYVTDDGAETDLDLGHYERFLNVPTSQANNVTTGRIYQSVIEKERKGEFLGKTVQVIPHITDEIKNRIKLLGKTGQYQFVITEIGGTVGDIESLPYIEAVRQLKWEMGNDCTVIHLTLLPYLSTSGELKTKPTQHSVKLLLEYGVQPDVLVCRAEHAINNDIRRKIALFCNVDVNAVIEALDASTIYEVPVLMEEEELDVVVLKKLGVSVDGAPQLKTWKDFLYKLHNPTQEVEIGLIGKYVELKDSYKSIAEAFIHAGAINNVKVKLNWIHSESLTDENVKETLKGLKGILVAPGFGNRGIEGKISAIKYARENNIPFFGICLGMQCAVIEFARNVLGLKDAHSREMNPATSNPVIDLLEAQKNISHMGGTMRLGAYPCRLEENTLAYKVYGAKEISERHRHRYEFNNEYLTKFKEAGMIISGINPNAGLVEIVELNSKHPFFMGVQFHPEYKSTVEKPHPLFVAFVKAAIDSK; encoded by the coding sequence ATGTCATCCAACACCAAATATATTTTTGTTACCGGCGGGGTAACATCGTCTCTCGGAAAAGGTATTATCTCAGCATCTCTGGCCAAATTATTACAAGCTCGCGGTTATACTGTTACTATTCAGAAATTAGATCCTTACATCAACGTTGATCCGGGTACCTTAAATCCGTATGAACACGGAGAATGTTATGTAACAGACGATGGCGCCGAAACAGATTTGGATTTGGGGCATTACGAGCGTTTCCTGAACGTTCCTACCTCTCAGGCAAACAACGTTACAACCGGCCGCATTTATCAATCGGTTATCGAAAAAGAACGCAAAGGGGAATTTTTAGGAAAAACAGTTCAGGTAATTCCACATATCACCGATGAAATTAAAAACCGCATTAAACTTTTAGGAAAAACCGGCCAATATCAGTTCGTAATTACTGAAATTGGAGGCACTGTTGGTGATATCGAATCTCTGCCATACATCGAGGCTGTTCGTCAGCTTAAATGGGAAATGGGCAACGATTGTACGGTTATTCACCTTACCTTATTACCATATTTATCTACATCAGGCGAATTAAAAACAAAGCCAACTCAACATTCTGTTAAGTTACTTTTGGAATATGGTGTTCAGCCGGATGTATTGGTTTGTCGTGCCGAGCATGCCATTAATAACGACATCCGTCGTAAGATTGCCCTTTTCTGTAACGTAGATGTAAATGCAGTTATTGAAGCCTTAGATGCTTCTACTATTTACGAAGTACCGGTGTTGATGGAAGAAGAAGAATTGGATGTGGTAGTACTAAAGAAATTAGGCGTTTCAGTTGATGGCGCACCACAATTAAAGACCTGGAAAGATTTTCTTTATAAATTACATAATCCAACACAGGAAGTTGAAATTGGTTTAATAGGAAAATACGTAGAATTAAAAGACTCTTACAAGTCCATAGCGGAAGCATTTATCCATGCCGGAGCTATCAATAATGTAAAGGTTAAATTAAACTGGATTCACAGCGAAAGTTTAACTGATGAAAACGTAAAAGAAACTTTAAAAGGATTAAAAGGAATTTTAGTCGCACCTGGTTTTGGAAATCGTGGTATCGAAGGAAAAATCTCAGCCATTAAATATGCCCGTGAAAATAACATTCCATTTTTCGGAATTTGTTTAGGTATGCAGTGTGCTGTGATTGAATTTGCGCGTAATGTATTGGGATTAAAAGACGCGCATAGCCGGGAAATGAATCCTGCTACCAGCAATCCGGTAATTGATTTACTGGAAGCACAAAAAAATATTTCGCACATGGGTGGCACCATGCGTTTAGGCGCTTATCCGTGTCGTTTAGAAGAAAACACCTTAGCTTACAAAGTTTATGGTGCGAAAGAAATCAGCGAGCGTCACCGTCACCGTTATGAATTCAATAACGAATATCTGACGAAGTTTAAAGAAGCCGGCATGATTATTTCGGGTATCAATCCAAATGCAGGATTGGTAGAGATTGTGGAATTAAACAGCAAGCATCCGTTTTTCATGGGTGTACAATTTCACCCGGAATATAAGAGCACGGTTGAAAAACCGCATCCATTGTTTGTAGCCTTTGTAAAAGCGGCTATTGATAGCAAATAA
- the rimM gene encoding 16S rRNA processing protein RimM: protein MNLKPIGYFSKPHGLKGHLILFTSLDFDESMNVVFIESKGSQAPYFIEEMTEFNKGFLVKLEGVNDVNAASALKNKEVLADEKYIIKEDEFEFAGFVLIDKIKGEVGEIKGIEGGDANPLLIVEVKGKEVLLPFTEELITKVHKAKKQLHYNAPEGLIDMYLEE, encoded by the coding sequence ATGAATTTAAAACCCATAGGATATTTTAGTAAACCACACGGTTTAAAAGGGCATTTAATTTTATTCACATCACTCGATTTTGATGAGAGTATGAATGTAGTCTTCATTGAAAGCAAGGGCTCTCAGGCGCCTTATTTCATTGAGGAAATGACAGAATTTAATAAAGGTTTTTTAGTAAAACTGGAAGGTGTGAACGATGTGAATGCAGCCTCTGCATTAAAGAATAAGGAAGTTTTGGCTGATGAAAAATACATCATTAAGGAAGATGAGTTTGAGTTTGCGGGTTTTGTCTTAATTGATAAAATTAAAGGTGAAGTAGGGGAGATAAAGGGAATTGAAGGCGGAGATGCCAATCCTTTATTAATCGTTGAAGTGAAAGGAAAAGAAGTTCTATTACCATTTACCGAAGAATTAATTACCAAAGTACATAAGGCCAAAAAGCAATTACATTACAATGCTCCTGAAGGCTTGATAGACATGTATTTAGAAGAGTAA